The Candidatus Eremiobacterota bacterium genomic interval CCGAGATTCAGGTACGAGATCGTGCCGAAGGCGGCCAGCGCGATGAACAGCATCGCGACGATGATGGGCCGTTGAATGGAAAAGCGCGTCAACCACATGATCGAAGGACCGTCCCTCTCTGCGCCGGTCGCCCGAAACTACGAAACCAGGAGTCCCGATGTTTCGCGCCCGACCGCGGCAGACGGAAAAAACCCGGGTCTAAGCCCGGGCCCGAACGTCGCTGGTGCGCGAGACTGGATTTGAACCAGCACGGGATCGCTCCCGCTAACCCCTCAAGCTAGTGCGTCTACCAATTCCGCCACTCGCGCACGGGGCCACGGATCGGCCTGAGCCGGGTCCGCAACCACAGGAGTGTAGGCCATCGGCGCCCCGCGCGCAATAGGCGCGTTCCGGCGGGATAATCCTCCGTCAAATGGCTTGATCCGAACGAGGTTCTCGGTTATAACTGAGACTGAGAACCGGTATCACCCTGGAAGGAACGCGAGCCGAACACCGTGTCGACGCCGCCTGTCAGCAACGATCAGCCGCTGCCGCCGAACTACCGGACGGTCCTCGACGTCGTTGAGGAAGCCGGGCCGGGCAGCCATCTCACGGCTCAGCAGATTTGGGTTCGGGCCCGGGCGCGCCAGCCGCGGATCGGCTTCGCCACGGTGCACCGCGGGCTGATCCGGCTGCACGAGCTGGGCGCGGTGATGAAGATCGACGTCCCCGGCGAAGCCTCGGCGGTCTACGAGCCTGCCGCCAGCCCGCACGCGCACTTCCGCTGCAGCCGCTGCGGGCTGCTGACCGACTTCGACTTCGCCGTCCCTACGGAGACGCTGCGCGCGCTCGCCGAGCGCCAAGGCGTCACGATTGAGCACGAGACCGTCACCTTCACCGGCCGCTGCAAAAGCTGCCGCTGAGCCGCGCGTCGTTGCCACCGTGCCCGCTCGCGGGACGGTCTATCAGAGCGTGAACAAGATTGAGAAGACCGCTGCCGAGTGGCGGGCGGAGTTGGCGCCCGAGCGATATGCGGTGCTGCGGGAGGGCGCGACGGAGCGGCCGTTCAGCGGGGCGCTCTACCATAACCACGACGAAGGGACGTACGCCTGCGCGGCGTGCGGCAACACGCTCTTCTCCTCGGCGACGAAGTACGAGAGCGGGAGCGGGTGGCCGAGCTTCTGGGCCCCGGAGGACCGCGCGAACGTCGAGCTCATCGAAGACCGCTCGCACGGGATGGTCCGCACGGAGGTCCGCTGCGCGCACTGCGGCTCGCACCTGGGGCACCTCTTCGACGACGGCCCGGCGCCCACGGGCCAGCGCTACTGCATGAACTCGCTCGCGCTGGAGTTCGCTCCGAAGCGCGAGGGCTGAACCTCTGCGGGCCTTTCCTCGACGCATCGGTGTGGAAGGGCAATGAGCGACGCCGACGACCGCCGCCTGCTGGAACGAATCGCACGCCGTGACCGGGTCGCGTTCGAGACGTTCTTCCGCGCGCACGGGTCGGCGGTCCACCGGTTCGTCCGCGATCTCGTGCGCGACGACGGTCTTGCTGAGGAATTGACGAGCGACGTGATGGTCGAGGTTTGGC includes:
- a CDS encoding transcriptional repressor; translated protein: MSTPPVSNDQPLPPNYRTVLDVVEEAGPGSHLTAQQIWVRARARQPRIGFATVHRGLIRLHELGAVMKIDVPGEASAVYEPAASPHAHFRCSRCGLLTDFDFAVPTETLRALAERQGVTIEHETVTFTGRCKSCR
- the msrB gene encoding peptide-methionine (R)-S-oxide reductase MsrB, with translation MNKIEKTAAEWRAELAPERYAVLREGATERPFSGALYHNHDEGTYACAACGNTLFSSATKYESGSGWPSFWAPEDRANVELIEDRSHGMVRTEVRCAHCGSHLGHLFDDGPAPTGQRYCMNSLALEFAPKREG